In a single window of the Burkholderiales bacterium genome:
- a CDS encoding cytochrome c, which yields MVSLVAASFALLPSAPYAQGMEGRAAEGARKNSACAGCHGIEGWRTAYPKVYSVPKIGGQHASYIVAALKAYKSGARSHPT from the coding sequence ATGGTCAGCCTTGTTGCTGCATCGTTTGCGCTTCTGCCGTCCGCGCCTTATGCGCAAGGCATGGAAGGCCGCGCCGCCGAGGGCGCGAGGAAAAATTCCGCGTGCGCGGGATGCCATGGCATCGAAGGATGGCGCACGGCTTATCCGAAAGTTTATAGCGTGCCGAAGATCGGCGGCCAGCACGCGAGTTACATCGTGGCCGCGCTCAAGGCTTATAAATCCGGCGCGCGCAGTCACCCGAC